A section of the Streptomyces sp. CG1 genome encodes:
- a CDS encoding BMP family protein: MRRVAKLSAACIATAALAVTATACGSTSSDNSTSSPSAGGGKGVKIGLAYDVGGRGDRSFNDSAARGADKAEKEFSGSIKELTAKTSDTEADREQRLSDLADAGYNPIVAVGYTYAPAVQKIAAKYPKINFGIVDSVVNGANVNSITFTEEQGSYLAGVAAALKTKKDHVGFIGGVDNPLIKKFEAGYVQGVHDTNPKVKVDVQYLTHGQDTSGFSSPDKGKQAAQGMLDNGADVIYTAAGSSGNGAIEAVHGVKGAWGIGVDSDQYNIPGLAQYKSSFLTSMVKNVDVGVYDFIKSVHDGKPLAGNNVYSLAKGGVSLATSGGFLADIQPKLDAAKQKIIAGQIKVKTTP; encoded by the coding sequence GTGCGCCGGGTAGCCAAGCTTTCCGCTGCGTGTATCGCGACCGCGGCACTCGCCGTGACTGCCACCGCGTGTGGCAGCACGTCCTCCGACAACAGCACCTCGTCCCCCTCCGCGGGCGGCGGCAAGGGCGTCAAGATCGGTCTCGCCTACGACGTCGGCGGCCGTGGTGACCGTTCCTTCAACGACTCCGCCGCGCGCGGTGCCGACAAGGCCGAGAAGGAATTCAGCGGTTCCATCAAGGAGCTGACCGCCAAGACCTCCGACACCGAGGCCGACCGCGAGCAGCGCCTGTCCGACCTGGCCGACGCGGGCTACAACCCGATCGTCGCCGTCGGTTACACCTACGCCCCCGCCGTGCAGAAGATCGCCGCGAAGTACCCGAAGATCAACTTCGGCATCGTCGACTCGGTCGTGAACGGCGCGAACGTCAACAGCATCACCTTCACCGAGGAGCAGGGCTCCTACCTGGCCGGCGTCGCCGCCGCGCTGAAGACCAAGAAGGACCACGTCGGCTTCATCGGCGGTGTCGACAACCCCCTGATCAAGAAGTTCGAGGCGGGTTACGTCCAGGGCGTGCACGACACCAACCCGAAGGTGAAGGTCGACGTCCAGTACCTGACCCACGGCCAGGACACCTCCGGCTTCTCCAGCCCCGACAAGGGCAAGCAGGCCGCGCAGGGCATGCTCGACAACGGCGCCGACGTGATCTACACCGCCGCCGGCTCCTCCGGCAACGGCGCGATCGAGGCCGTGCACGGTGTCAAGGGTGCCTGGGGTATCGGCGTGGACTCCGACCAGTACAACATCCCGGGTCTGGCCCAGTACAAGAGCTCGTTCCTGACCTCCATGGTCAAGAACGTCGACGTCGGCGTGTACGACTTCATCAAGTCCGTCCACGACGGCAAGCCGCTCGCCGGCAACAACGTCTACTCGCTCGCCAAGGGCGGCGTCTCGCTCGCCACGAGCGGCGGCTTCCTCGCGGACATCCAGCCCAAGCTGGACGCCGCGAAGCAGAAGATCATCGCCGGTCAGATCAAGGTCAAGACCACCCCGTGA